The following are from one region of the Schistocerca cancellata isolate TAMUIC-IGC-003103 chromosome 11, iqSchCanc2.1, whole genome shotgun sequence genome:
- the LOC126108656 gene encoding uncharacterized protein LOC126108656 — MRIIRRLTHIAVRPCLCAERNNVCANVSRNIKPYIVTRKMKVTPGLLRTADEKCHEYSVHSAVAKRQLKDVFIYCDTLLQEANIVDTEASATISADSMVIGEELYRATMEMLGEKILIIDNNLIHFDEVDQFCEVEENSSDIEDYEPVEKASKGDYIPLETKIKVVKLVEGYPKWSLRTLQIKGSRSLTRKDELKIWEENIKPGGSTIDKYSIIDSWIYDCFVESCQNYQQVTARNLQQWALAAEGQFQSEDFVFKPSLS, encoded by the exons ATGAGAATCATTCGACGGTTAACTCACATAGCGGTGAGACCTTGCTTATGTGCAGAGAGGAATAACGTATGTGCAAATGTTTCACGAAATATAAAACCTTACATTGTGACTAGAAAAATGAAAGTGACACCCGGTTTGTTGAGAACTGCAGATGAGAAATGTCATGAATATTCAGTGCATAGTGCAGTTGCGAAACGTCAGTTGAAAGATGTGTTCATATATTGTGATACTCTTCTTCAAGAAGCGAACATCGTTGATACAGAAGCATCAGCAACAATTTCTGCCGATTCGATGGTGATTGGAGAAGAACTATATCGGGCTACCATGGAAATGTTAGGAGAAAAAATACTCATCATTGACAACAACCTTATTCATTTTGATGAAGTAGATCAATTCTGTGAAGTCGAAGAAAATTCGTCCGACATTGAAGATTATGAGCCAGTTGAAAAGGCGTCAAAAGGCGATTATATTCCGTTGGAGACCAAAATAAAAGTTGTTAAACTGGTGGAAGGATACCCCAAATGGAGTCTCCGAACTCTCCAGATAAAAGGGTCTAGAAGTTTGACAAGAAAAGACGAATTGAAGATATGGGAAGAAAACATAAAACCTGGAGGATCAACAATCGATAAATATTCGATAATTGATTCGTGGATCTATGACTGTTTCGTGGAGTCTTGCCAAAATTATCAGCAA GTAACAGCCAGAAACTTACAGCAGTGGGCTTTGGCTGCTGAAGGCCAATTCCAGTCGGAGGACTTCGTCTTCAAACCATCACTTTCATGA